A genomic region of Leptotrichia hofstadii contains the following coding sequences:
- a CDS encoding phage baseplate assembly protein V, whose amino-acid sequence MNSILQNQKPVEFFSAERIKIEIDGQQILWRDMTLKIDSRIGEHTVGKIKYIASLQQINIYDAAIDKDDDIKIIISGRSNISNENGDSNDKIFLNGIIDDIKLSEIKTGSLVVEITCISKSIILDRIPRYRSFQDPSLTYSAIAEEINKNYGANGEKIISVGEDMKEVPRMTIQYNETDWEYLKRLASYTGQPVMPYYDKVLVGFLKNQAVQTPNTTYSQYGKSKKNKRTMYKITGTEVYPVSTPIKLKTRNRAGGEETENDYYVIESRIYNEGNTLKCEYTLGKQTDYFVDPIPHEKIRGAVIEARTVHIARTDESKSNHGRNDGSSDNLEGRAIGAKPLNKYIEQTENNQNENVKERVKASDIAVMTLNLTEGLLKLGENGQSFEDKYAGKSYFPYITPYSQSNTGFTPAPEVNDRVALYFPNGNETQAIVLGAVNNDGNGRFTDVANRNYHVGDSDFNMMLAKDKLSTIAESSISHTSKTISENADTIFESAKNIVNISDEYLEIIEKEKMIIASDISQVAQNKTNIISNGDTEITSDGFSVINGGINVLLNK is encoded by the coding sequence ATGAACAGTATCTTGCAAAATCAGAAACCAGTAGAATTTTTTTCAGCAGAAAGAATAAAAATAGAAATTGATGGGCAGCAAATATTGTGGAGGGATATGACTTTAAAAATAGATTCAAGAATTGGGGAGCATACTGTTGGGAAAATAAAGTACATAGCTTCTTTACAGCAGATAAATATTTACGATGCCGCAATAGACAAGGATGATGATATTAAAATTATTATTTCTGGAAGAAGTAATATTTCCAATGAAAATGGGGATTCCAATGATAAAATATTTTTAAATGGAATAATTGACGATATTAAACTTTCTGAAATTAAGACAGGCTCTTTAGTAGTGGAAATTACCTGTATTTCTAAAAGCATTATTCTTGACAGGATACCAAGATACCGTTCATTTCAGGATCCTTCATTAACTTATTCGGCAATAGCTGAAGAAATTAATAAAAATTATGGGGCAAATGGAGAAAAAATAATAAGCGTGGGAGAAGATATGAAAGAAGTCCCAAGAATGACAATCCAGTATAATGAAACAGACTGGGAATATCTAAAAAGACTGGCTTCATATACAGGACAGCCAGTAATGCCTTATTATGATAAAGTCCTAGTTGGATTTTTGAAAAATCAGGCTGTGCAGACACCGAATACAACATATTCCCAATATGGAAAAAGCAAGAAAAATAAAAGAACAATGTATAAAATAACAGGAACAGAAGTATATCCTGTTTCAACCCCAATAAAATTAAAGACTAGAAACAGGGCAGGCGGAGAAGAAACTGAAAACGATTATTACGTTATAGAAAGCAGAATATATAACGAAGGAAATACCTTAAAATGTGAATACACACTTGGAAAACAGACAGACTACTTTGTAGATCCAATACCGCATGAAAAGATAAGAGGAGCCGTAATAGAGGCGAGAACAGTACATATTGCAAGAACAGATGAAAGCAAGAGTAATCATGGAAGAAATGATGGAAGTTCGGATAATCTTGAGGGAAGAGCAATTGGAGCAAAACCGCTTAATAAATATATAGAACAGACTGAAAATAATCAGAATGAAAATGTAAAAGAAAGAGTTAAAGCAAGTGATATAGCCGTAATGACATTAAATTTAACGGAAGGATTGCTAAAATTGGGAGAAAATGGGCAGTCGTTTGAGGATAAATATGCTGGGAAAAGTTATTTTCCTTATATAACTCCATATAGTCAAAGTAATACAGGATTTACACCAGCACCAGAAGTAAATGATAGGGTAGCACTTTATTTTCCAAACGGGAATGAAACACAGGCAATAGTGCTGGGTGCGGTTAATAATGATGGGAATGGTAGGTTTACTGATGTGGCTAATAGGAATTACCATGTTGGAGATTCGGACTTTAATATGATGTTAGCGAAAGATAAACTTTCAACAATAGCAGAAAGTTCAATTTCTCATACATCGAAGACCATATCCGAAAATGCAGATACTATTTTTGAAAGTGCAAAAAATATTGTAAATATTTCTGATGAATATTTGGAAATTATAGAAAAAGAAAAAATGATAATTGCTTCTGATATATCTCAAGTTGCACAAAATAAAACAAATATTATATCAAATGGAGATACAGAAATAACTTCAGACGGCTTTTCTGTAATAAATGGTGGTATAAATGTACTTCTTAATAAGTAG
- a CDS encoding PAAR-like protein yields the protein MEKDTDKRLKKFRKDTMRAMKAELPDFIELKEYYCGINSYEKYRYLQDKTHVAIPVEHVNAIVCDDANLFCPMGEYKGMFGFVKNLGKKMITFNPTQKNVALMEEDVIGTVGDINDENFIPENNLYCKKTGRLCEINKAVAKKRWKHASTIKIIGEDALLTGSILECSICPEVDIKFTDNGQGGHIQTADVRSKWLMFINPTTKRILDIYLTFNLVKSIATGGTKMAINVFKGGKIALNFGSVKKGVDFFLGDGRSLIQKFSGIDVYKEFVGGGTDIMVKNRIVSKEDGEDLKEFILNVTDKTREIGDYHKNIVDIRNNKKIVNEKFNVDKEKVKKVVNSKVPNEPIEKNKPDGTPKRNVQIKSGTEQRQKTKRNAEKNARQFQRAEDKLKKEQANKNIKKSKKDIIDSALEKGSDGINYIKNWGINYWNDYMEDEARVLRMIEYSERPYAKKMK from the coding sequence ATGGAAAAAGATACGGACAAACGTTTAAAAAAATTTAGAAAAGATACTATGAGGGCTATGAAAGCTGAACTCCCTGATTTTATTGAATTAAAGGAATATTATTGTGGTATAAATTCATATGAAAAATATAGATATTTACAGGATAAAACACATGTCGCAATTCCTGTTGAGCATGTAAATGCCATAGTTTGTGATGACGCTAATCTTTTTTGTCCAATGGGAGAATATAAAGGTATGTTTGGTTTTGTAAAAAATTTAGGTAAAAAAATGATTACTTTCAATCCGACTCAGAAAAATGTTGCTCTTATGGAAGAAGATGTTATTGGAACGGTAGGAGATATAAATGATGAAAACTTTATTCCAGAAAATAATTTATATTGTAAAAAAACAGGAAGATTATGTGAAATAAATAAGGCAGTTGCTAAAAAAAGATGGAAACATGCCTCAACTATAAAAATTATAGGAGAAGATGCTCTTTTGACAGGAAGTATACTAGAATGTTCTATATGTCCTGAAGTGGATATTAAATTTACAGATAATGGACAAGGCGGGCATATTCAAACAGCTGATGTGAGAAGTAAATGGTTAATGTTTATAAATCCTACTACAAAAAGGATTCTAGATATTTACCTTACATTCAATCTTGTAAAAAGCATTGCTACGGGAGGAACTAAAATGGCAATTAATGTATTTAAAGGGGGTAAAATAGCTCTTAATTTTGGAAGTGTAAAAAAAGGAGTAGATTTTTTTTTGGGTGATGGAAGAAGTCTTATTCAAAAATTTTCAGGAATAGATGTATACAAGGAGTTTGTTGGTGGAGGAACCGATATTATGGTAAAAAATAGGATAGTTTCAAAAGAAGATGGAGAAGATTTAAAAGAATTTATACTTAATGTGACTGATAAAACACGAGAAATAGGTGATTATCATAAAAATATTGTTGATATAAGAAATAATAAAAAAATAGTAAATGAAAAATTTAATGTAGATAAAGAAAAAGTTAAAAAAGTAGTGAATTCTAAAGTTCCAAATGAGCCAATTGAAAAAAATAAGCCTGATGGAACTCCAAAAAGAAACGTCCAAATAAAATCTGGAACAGAACAAAGACAAAAAACAAAAAGGAACGCTGAAAAAAATGCAAGACAATTTCAGAGAGCCGAAGACAAATTAAAAAAGGAACAGGCAAACAAGAACATAAAAAAATCTAAAAAAGATATAATAGATTCTGCATTAGAAAAAGGAAGTGATGGTATAAATTACATTAAAAATTGGGGAATAAACTATTGGAATGATTATATGGAAGATGAAGCTAGAGTTCTTAGGATGATAGAATATTCGGAAAGGCCGTATGCTAAAAAAATGAAATAA
- a CDS encoding tetratricopeptide repeat protein: MKKVFIFFMTILILSCSSEVDKKIEIAKKEVSEKSNKLTENQVKIFLEKGKANYEEFPEVSKIYFEKIADRSLEAKRYLAYYERDYKKNQEKYKSMLLELSSMNDSEAMIDLGNLYINTEEYEEAEKWCKIAQKENYYEAMNCLGRIYSSKEEYDKAEEIFIKILKDRNDDNVMYNLANTYVRKKDYKKAEKYYLKAIENGADNSAYNNLGYLYYYKLNNLEKGEEYFLKAIEMNKRDTNPMENLANLYFSVGKDKEVEKLLLKVVELEENEEHLNNLLKFYNEIGENRKAQRIEKRLEKIKKK, encoded by the coding sequence ATGAAAAAAGTTTTTATATTCTTTATGACAATACTTATATTAAGCTGTTCTTCAGAAGTTGATAAAAAAATAGAGATAGCAAAAAAAGAAGTTTCAGAAAAATCTAACAAACTTACAGAAAATCAAGTTAAGATTTTTTTAGAAAAAGGAAAAGCAAATTATGAAGAGTTTCCAGAAGTATCCAAGATATATTTTGAAAAAATAGCTGATAGAAGTTTGGAAGCTAAGCGTTATCTAGCATATTATGAACGAGATTATAAAAAAAATCAGGAGAAATATAAAAGTATGTTGCTGGAATTATCATCAATGAATGATAGTGAAGCTATGATTGATTTAGGAAATCTATATATTAATACAGAAGAATATGAGGAAGCAGAAAAATGGTGTAAAATAGCACAGAAAGAGAATTATTATGAAGCAATGAATTGTTTAGGAAGAATATATAGTAGTAAAGAAGAGTATGATAAAGCTGAAGAGATATTTATTAAAATATTAAAAGATAGAAATGATGACAATGTAATGTACAATTTAGCTAATACTTATGTTCGTAAAAAAGATTATAAAAAAGCAGAAAAATATTACTTGAAAGCTATTGAAAATGGAGCTGATAATTCAGCATATAATAATTTGGGATATTTATATTACTATAAATTAAATAATTTGGAAAAAGGAGAAGAATATTTTTTGAAGGCAATTGAAATGAATAAGAGAGATACTAATCCTATGGAAAATTTAGCCAATTTATATTTTTCAGTAGGAAAAGATAAAGAAGTAGAGAAGTTATTGTTAAAGGTGGTAGAATTGGAGGAAAATGAGGAACATTTAAATAATTTGTTAAAATTTTACAATG